The following nucleotide sequence is from Nitratidesulfovibrio termitidis HI1.
CGGGTCGTAGCTGGGCATGATGGGAGAAAGCAGCATGTCAGCCATGAAGTGCGCGGATGCAACATACCCTCCGGCCAGCGCGGCATCCATGTGTTGCCGGGCCTTGTCCTTGTCCTCGGGCACGCCCTGCCCGAAGAAGTACATCAGGCCCAGCAGGTGGTGCGGCAACGGATCCTTGCCCTGAGTGGCCAGTTGCAGCCAGTGCGCGGCCCGCGTCAGGTCCTTGGGGACGAGCGGGTCGGTGCCGTCGGAATACAGCATGCCGAGAAGCAGTTGGGCGCGCGCATTGCCTGATTCCGCATCATGGGCAAGCCGGGCAAGTTGCCCGCTGGTCAAGGGGGTTCTAGGGGGTGTCCTGGCTGTGGAGGCGGACTGCCCCGGCGTGTCTTGCTTGCCCTTGGTGTCTGGCCGGGGCGTTGCCTGTTCGGTTGTTGCCCATGCGTTGCCGACCAGCGGAAGCGGGGCCAGCAACACGGCGGCCACGAGCAGCGCAACCGGCCCGATCGGCGACATGGCGGCGGGCACGGCGCGGGGCGCGTCCATTCGGAGAAGGTGGCGGGGAAGCGGGGCGAGGAACTGGCGGAGCGTGGCGAGCGGGCGAAGAGAGGACATGCGGGCCTCCGAAGCTGTTTCATGGGGCATGGCATACCGGTGCGCCGCAGGGCAAGGGGTTGCCGCACCTCGGGACGGTGAGGTAGGTGTGTGATCCGATCCTATCCGATCCGATCCGATCCGGTCCGATCCGATCCGGTCCGGTCGGGCCTGATCCGGCCCGGCTGGCCGGTGGGGGAGGGGCGGCGTTGCATGCCGCCTTCGGCATCGCCCGGCCCTGACTGTTTTCGTCCGGCCTACCCCCGGTTTCGGCCAGTTCCGGTAGCCGTTCGCCAACTGGCGCATGGCCCACAACCGCCTTTCGCAGGAGTTTCGCATGCAGCTTGGCCGCATGGCGCGCAGCGCCCTTCGTCCCATGATCGTCGGCGCCGACATAGAGGTCTTTCGCCAGCACTGCGGCGGCAGCCTTGGCGGGCTGTTCCACTGCATGCGCTACCTTGGGCCGCGCCTGCTGTGGGATGGCGGGACGCAGGAGTTCGTGGATGAGGCGGGCGCAGTTATGGGGGACGTGGGGGACGTGGTGGCCGTGGCGGGCCTGGATGCACTGGCCGGGGAACTGGCCGTGTTGCGCGATGCCGTGGGCGCGGCGCTGGCGGGCAGCGCGTCCGCCGCCGTTCCCGTGTCCATGGACGGCACCCTGCTGCGCGGGCAGGACGGCTCTGCCCATTATCGCATCTGCGACCTGATCCATCCGGACCTGCCGGTGTGGCGGCAGGTGAACCTGCTGGCGGACCTGTTCTGCCAGCTGGAACAGCGGGTACCCCACGTACGCCCGGTGCCGCACGAGCATACCCCGGCCATGAAGACGGAAACCCGCGTGGCCCGCTGGCTGGCCACCTGGAAACGCCCCGGATGCGGCGGCGTGCTGCTGAAACGCCCCGAACTGGTCTATGCACCCGGACGGGAGACGCCAGACGCGTGCGGCGTCGTCATGCGTTGACCGCGTGTAGCGTCGTCATGCGGTAATCGCGTGTAGCGTCGTCATGCGGTAATCGCGTGTAGCGTCGTCATGCGGTAATCGCGTGCGGCGTCGTCATGTGTTGAACGCCGCCCCGGCCTGCCCGGCAACTACATATTTCCTGATGCGTCCTGTCGGCACCTCTTCCGTACTCCCAATTCCTGCCAGACCCATGTCCGCCGTGCACCGGACCTGTTCCGGCCTGGCCCCGGCCCCTCGCCCGTCTGTCCCGTTCATTGGCATGACGTACAGTTATCGTGTCAGAGGGATTGCTTTTCTTCGGCTTTTTCCGCAAAATGTCGTTTAGCGGCCCGCATCAGGCGCGGCCCGGTCATTTGTGTTGACAATAACGTCGACAAACATGTCCACCCACAGGGACGGTACCACGACGGGCCTGCCGCCCGCCGTGTCGCACCATGCGAAGAGGCGAGGAAAAGGTATCGGGGAAACAGTCTAGCGAGGGATCCGCGGGTTCCCGGGAGGTTTCGACATGAAACACGTTGTAAAGGCGCTGACGCTCGCACTTGCCGCTTCGCTGCTGATGGCCGCCACGGCCTTTGCGGCACCGGTAAAGATCGGCCTGATGTGCCCCCTGACCGGCAAGTGGGCCAGCGAAGGGCAGGACATGCGCAACATCGTCACCCTGCTCGCCGATGAACTGAACAAGGCTGGCGGCATCAACGGCAACAAGATCGACCTTGTCGTCGAAGACGACGGCGGCGACCCGCGCACCGCGGCCCTGGCCGCGCAGAAGCTGACCACCTCGGGCGTCATTGCCGCCATCGGCACTTACGGCTCGGCGGTTACCGAAGCCTCCCAAAGCATCTACGACGAAGCGGGCGTGGTGCAGATCGCCACCGGCTCCACCGCCGTGCGCCTGACCGAAAAGGGCCTGAAGCGCTTCCTGCGCACCGCCCCCCGTGACGACGAACAGGGCATGGTTGCCGCCAAGCTGATCAAGGCCAAGGGCTACAAGGCCGTGGCGCTGCTGCACGACAACTCGTCCTACGCCAAGGGCCTGGCCGACGAGACCAAGGCGCTGCTGGACAAGGCCGGTACCAAGATCGTGTTCTACGACGCCCTGACCCCGGGCGAACGCGACTACACCGCCATCCTCACCAAGCTGAAGGCCGCCAACCCCGACATCATCTTCTGCACCGGCTACTACCCCGAAGTGGGCATGCTGCTGCGCCAGAAGATGGAAATGAAGTGGAACGTGCCCATGATGGGTGGCGACGCCGCCAACCATGTCGACCTGGTGAAGATTTCCGGCAAGGAAGCGGCCAAGGGCTACTTCTTCCTCAGCCCTCCCGGACCGCAGGACCTGGACGCCCCGGCGGCCAAGGCCATGCTGACCGCCTACAAGGCCAAGTACAACGGCGTGCCCGGTTCCGTGTGGTCCGTGCTGGCCGGTGACGCGTTCAACGTCATCGTCGAGGCCGTGAAGGCCACCGGCAAGGCCGATTCGGGCGCCGTTGCCGACTACCTGAAGACCAAGCTGAAGAACTACCCCGGCTTCACCGGCCAGATCTCGTTCAACGAGAAGGGCGACCGCGTGGGTGACCTGTACCGGGTGTACGAAGTGAACGCCAACGGCGAATTCATTCTCCAGCCCTAGCAGCCTTGCGCAGCCGGATACGGCTTGCACGACGGGGCGGGCGCTGCCGCCCGCCCCGTTTCCACCGCCCCTGCGGCAGCCGGAAACGTCCGTGCCTTCCGGCAGCATGTGGACACGGCGCAGCCGGCAACGGCGCCGGGCGGCGGATCGACGAAACAGATGGCCACGGGGCCGTACCGGGGCGCATGACGCCCCATCCGCAGGCGGACCCTCACCGGGGTCCGCGTTTCGCGCCGCCGCGTTCCGGCCATCCGCCGGGGCATGGCGCGCGGGGGAAGCAGCACAGGAACGCCTATGGAAGAATTCTTTCAGCAGTTGACCAACGGTCTTGCGGTGGGGGGCATCTACGCGCTCATCGCGCTGGGCTACACCATGGTCTATGGTGTGCTCAAACTCATAAATTTCGCGCATGGTGACCTGTTCACCATCGGGGCCTATCTCGGCTTCACGCTGTTCACCGCGTTTGGCCTGTCGGGCGTGCTGTCCGGGCCGGCGGGCGTGGTGCTGGTGCTGGTCATGGTCGTGGGGCTGGTGGCGCTGATCGGCTACCTGCTCGAACGCGTGGCCTACCGCCCCCTGCGCTCTTCCAGCCGCCTGTCCGCCGTGGTTTCGGCGCTGGGCGCCTCCATTTTCTTCCAGAACGCGGTAATGCTCATCTACGGGGCCAAAATCCAGGTTTACCCCAACGACATCCGGCCCAGCTATGTGCTGTCCTTCATGGGCATCGACGTGCCGCTGGTGCGCATCCTGATGATCGCCGCCTCGCTGGGCCTGATGCTGGCCCTGTACTGGTTCACCCAGCGCACCCGCATCGGCGCGGCCATGCGGGCCACGGCCATCGACCAGGGCGCGGCCAAGCTCATGGGCATCGACGTCAACCGGGTGATCTCGCTGGTGTTCATGATCGGCCCGGCCCTTGGCGGCGTGGCCGGGGTGATGGTGGGCCTGTACTACGGTCAGGTGGACTTCACCATGGGCTGGGTCTACGGGCTGAAGGCCTTCACCGCCGCCATCCTGGGCGGCATCGGCAACATTCCCGGGGCCATGGTGGGCGGCCTGCTGCTGGGCGTCATCGAGGCGCTGGGCGCGGCCTACATCTCCATCGCCTGGAAGGACGCCATCGCGTTCCTGGTGCTCATCCTCATCCTGATCATCCGGCCCACGGGCCTGCTCGGCGAACGGGTGGCCGACAAGATATGACCGTGTCGCGCACCACGAGCTACGCGGGCATCGCGGTGGTGGTGGCGGTGCTGCCCCTGCTGCTGAACCCCTACTGGACCGACGTGTTCGTCAGCATCGGCCTGTATTCCGTGCTGGCCCTTTCGCTGAACATCATCCTGGGCCAGGCCGGGCTGTTCCACATGGGCCACGCGGCGTTCTACGCCGTGGGCGCCTACGTGACGGCCATCGCCAACACCATGTGGGGCGTGCCGGTGCTGTGGGCCATGCCCTTTGCCGGGCTGGCCGCCGCGCTGTTCGCCATGGTGGTGGCGCGGCCCATCATCCACCTGCGCGGCGACTACCTGCTCA
It contains:
- a CDS encoding tetratricopeptide repeat protein, whose translation is MSSLRPLATLRQFLAPLPRHLLRMDAPRAVPAAMSPIGPVALLVAAVLLAPLPLVGNAWATTEQATPRPDTKGKQDTPGQSASTARTPPRTPLTSGQLARLAHDAESGNARAQLLLGMLYSDGTDPLVPKDLTRAAHWLQLATQGKDPLPHHLLGLMYFFGQGVPEDKDKARQHMDAALAGGYVASAHFMADMLLSPIMPSYDPMEAARWLEKGATLGDARCAYNLGVLHEQGLGVPQDLRRAETLYRQAVSKGYVNAMNQLAVLIDSGRASTTNLGEAVRLFRRAAEKGNGLAAYNLGLMLREGRGTHKDWPQAAYWLTCADALGEPRAMKDLPPLLRQLSPDQRKKFNARLVKSPLPPRVTQTGN
- a CDS encoding branched-chain amino acid ABC transporter substrate-binding protein — its product is MKHVVKALTLALAASLLMAATAFAAPVKIGLMCPLTGKWASEGQDMRNIVTLLADELNKAGGINGNKIDLVVEDDGGDPRTAALAAQKLTTSGVIAAIGTYGSAVTEASQSIYDEAGVVQIATGSTAVRLTEKGLKRFLRTAPRDDEQGMVAAKLIKAKGYKAVALLHDNSSYAKGLADETKALLDKAGTKIVFYDALTPGERDYTAILTKLKAANPDIIFCTGYYPEVGMLLRQKMEMKWNVPMMGGDAANHVDLVKISGKEAAKGYFFLSPPGPQDLDAPAAKAMLTAYKAKYNGVPGSVWSVLAGDAFNVIVEAVKATGKADSGAVADYLKTKLKNYPGFTGQISFNEKGDRVGDLYRVYEVNANGEFILQP
- a CDS encoding branched-chain amino acid ABC transporter permease, coding for MEEFFQQLTNGLAVGGIYALIALGYTMVYGVLKLINFAHGDLFTIGAYLGFTLFTAFGLSGVLSGPAGVVLVLVMVVGLVALIGYLLERVAYRPLRSSSRLSAVVSALGASIFFQNAVMLIYGAKIQVYPNDIRPSYVLSFMGIDVPLVRILMIAASLGLMLALYWFTQRTRIGAAMRATAIDQGAAKLMGIDVNRVISLVFMIGPALGGVAGVMVGLYYGQVDFTMGWVYGLKAFTAAILGGIGNIPGAMVGGLLLGVIEALGAAYISIAWKDAIAFLVLILILIIRPTGLLGERVADKI